The Paenibacillus sp. FSL W8-0426 region CCTGACTGACGACCTGTTCTTCGAACCGTTCAATGTCGTCATTATTGCCGATGATGACCATAATGTCTCCCAATTGCAGCGTGTCCAGCGCAGTCGGAGCAATGATGACCCCGGCTTCCTTCTGCAGCGCCACGATGCTGATATTGAAGCGGACGCGCGCATTCAGGGTGGACAAGGTCGTATTGTGCATGCAGGCTGGAACCTTCATCTCCACGATGCTGTAATTATTGGAAAGTTCAATGTAATCCATCAGGTTCGGAGTCACGAGCTGGTGTGCCACACGAATGCCCATGTCACGCTCGGGATAGACCACGCGATCGATGCCCAGTTTGTCCAGGGCGCGTCCGTGCAGCACGGAAATGGCCTTGGCCACAACG contains the following coding sequences:
- a CDS encoding TrkA family potassium uptake protein, whose product is MRTQQFAVIGLGRFGSSLAQELMELGYEVLGIDKNEEVVEDMSELVTHAVVADATDEEVLRSLGIRNFDCGIVAIGDDIQTSILTAILLKELGVKTVVAKAISVLHGRALDKLGIDRVVYPERDMGIRVAHQLVTPNLMDYIELSNNYSIVEMKVPACMHNTTLSTLNARVRFNISIVALQKEAGVIIAPTALDTLQLGDIMVIIGNNDDIERFEEQVVSQEG